Below is a genomic region from Enterobacter hormaechei subsp. xiangfangensis.
GGACAACATTATTCTCGATCCGTTTCGTCGCGAGGATAAACAGCCCCCGGCTCCGGCGACGCGCCAGCAGGATCCGGCGTTGCCGCTCGATTTACGCCAGTTCCAGCATCAGCAGGAAAAAAACTTGCTCGAGCAGAGCCTGAAAGAGGCGAAATATAATCAGAAACGGGCGGCTGAACTGCTGGGCCTGACCTACCATCAGTTAAGGGCATTGCTCAAAAAACATCAAATGCGCTGACATTATCAGCACTTACCCCCAGACATTTTTACGAAGCAGGCGTAAGTGCGATACACTTTGCAGATCGAATCTAAAAACCTTAAAAACTATGCGCCTGGTTTTATCGTCCCTGTTTGCACTCGGTCTGTTCAGCAATCTGGCCTTTGCTGCGCCCGATCGCGCTGTGCCCCCTGATATCCGAGAGAGTGGTTTCGTCTATTGCGTCAGCGGGCAAGTTGATACCTTTAACCCACAAAAAGCGGGGAGCGGCCTGATTGTTGATACGCTGGCCGCACAGCTCTACGATCGCCTGCTCGACGTCGATCCTTATACCTATCGGCTGGTTCCGGAGCTTGCTGAAAGTTGGGAAGTGCTTGATAACGGCGCTACATACCGCTTTCGTCTACGCGATGATGTCGCCTTTCAGCACACCCCGTGGTTTACGCCAACCCGTAAACTCAACGCGGATGACGTGGTTTTCACCTTCCAGCGCATATTCAACCGCAATCATCCGTGGCATAACGTTAATGGCGGGAACTTCCCCTATTTCGACAGTCTGCAATTCGCGGACTCGGTCAAAAGCGTTCGTAAGCTGGATAACCGCACGGTTGAGTTTCGCCTGACGCGCCCGGACGCCTCCTTCCTCTGGCATCTGGCGACGCACTACGCCTCGGTCATGTCAGCCGAATACGCAGATCAGCTGACGAAAAAGGATCGTCAGGAACGTCTCGATCGTGAGCCTGTGGGCACAGGTCCGTTCCAGTTAGCAGAGTACCGCGCCGGACAATACATTCGCCTGCAACGCCACGATCGTTTCTGGCGCGGCAAACCGCTGATGCCGCAGGTCATTGTCGATCTGGGTTCAGGTGGAACAGGCCGACTCTCCAAACTGCTGACCGGCGAGTGCGACGTGCTTGCCTGGCCTGCGGCCAGCCAGTTGACCATTTTGCGCGACGACCCACGCCTGCGCCTGACACTGCGCCCGGGAATGAACATCGCTTATCTGGCGTTTAACACCGATAAGCCGCCGCTGAATAATCCGGCCGTGCGCCATGCGCTGGCGTTAGCGATCAACAATCAGCGTCTGATGCAGTCGATTTACTACGGGACCGCGGAAACCGCCGCCTCTATTCTTCCGCGCGCCTCCTGGGCCTATGACGGCGAGGCGAAGATTACCGAATATAATCCGGCGAAAGCGCGCGAACAGCTTAAAGCGCTGGGGGCAGAAAACCTGACGCTACAGCTGTGGGTGCCCACCAGCTCTCAGGCGTGGAACCCCAGCCCGCTTAAAACGGCTGAGCTGTTGCAGGCTGATATGGCGCAGGTGGGCGTTAAGGTGATCATCGTGCCTGTCGAAGGCCGTTTCCAGGAGGCGCGTCTGATGGACATGAATCACGACTTAACGCTGGCTGGCTGGTCCACCGACAGTAACGACCCGGACAGCTTCTTCCGTCCTCTGCTGAGCTGTGCGGCAATCAACTCCCAGACCAACTACGCCCACTGGTGTAACCGGGAATTTGATGCCGTGCTGCAAAAAGCGTTGGCGTCTCAACAGCTTGCCTCACGCATTGAGGCCTATGATGAAGCGCAAAATATTCTGGCCAGAGAACTTCCCGTGTTGCCGCTTGCCTCTTCCCTGCGCCTCCAGGCCTACCGTTACGATATTAAAGGGCTGGTACTCAGCCCGTTTGGTAACGCCTCCTTCGCGGGCGTCACCCGTGAGAAAGAACAAGAGGTGAAGAAACCATGATTATATTTACCTTGCGTCGGCTGCTGTTACTGCTGGTCACCCTGTTCTTCCTGACCTTTGTCGGCTTTAGCCTGAGCTACTTTACGCCGCACGCCCCGCTTCAGGGCTCATCCCTCTGGGACGCCTGGCTGTTCTGGTTTAATGGCCTGCTACACTGGGATTTTGGCGTGTCCAGCATTAACGGACAGCTCATCTCCGAGCAGCTGAAAGTGGTTTTCCCGGCCACCATGGAGCTGTGTGTACTCGCCTTTGGCTTTGCCCTCATGGTGGGGATCCCGGTGGGGATGCTGGCGGGCATTTATCGTAATAAGTGGCAGGATAAATTCATCAGCGCGCTTGCCTTAATTGGCTTTTCCATCCCTGTTTTCTGGCTGGCGCTACTGCTTACCCTCTTCTTCTCACTGACGTTAGGCTGGCTGCCGGTATCTGGCCGTTTTGATCTGCTGTATAACGTGCAAACGGTGAGCGGCTTCGCCATCGTTGACGCCTGGCTTTCTGATTCAGTCTGGCGCGACGAAATGATCGTGAGCGCGCTGCGCCACATGGTGCTGCCGGTGCTCACGCTGGCCGTCGCGCCGACGACCGAAGTAATTCGCCTGATGCGTATCAGCACTATCGACGTCTTCGATCAAAACTATGTGAAGGCCGCCGCCACGCGCGGACTGTCTCGCC
It encodes:
- the sapA gene encoding ABC transporter substrate-binding protein SapA, translated to MRLVLSSLFALGLFSNLAFAAPDRAVPPDIRESGFVYCVSGQVDTFNPQKAGSGLIVDTLAAQLYDRLLDVDPYTYRLVPELAESWEVLDNGATYRFRLRDDVAFQHTPWFTPTRKLNADDVVFTFQRIFNRNHPWHNVNGGNFPYFDSLQFADSVKSVRKLDNRTVEFRLTRPDASFLWHLATHYASVMSAEYADQLTKKDRQERLDREPVGTGPFQLAEYRAGQYIRLQRHDRFWRGKPLMPQVIVDLGSGGTGRLSKLLTGECDVLAWPAASQLTILRDDPRLRLTLRPGMNIAYLAFNTDKPPLNNPAVRHALALAINNQRLMQSIYYGTAETAASILPRASWAYDGEAKITEYNPAKAREQLKALGAENLTLQLWVPTSSQAWNPSPLKTAELLQADMAQVGVKVIIVPVEGRFQEARLMDMNHDLTLAGWSTDSNDPDSFFRPLLSCAAINSQTNYAHWCNREFDAVLQKALASQQLASRIEAYDEAQNILARELPVLPLASSLRLQAYRYDIKGLVLSPFGNASFAGVTREKEQEVKKP
- the sapB gene encoding putrescine export ABC transporter permease SapB, translating into MIIFTLRRLLLLLVTLFFLTFVGFSLSYFTPHAPLQGSSLWDAWLFWFNGLLHWDFGVSSINGQLISEQLKVVFPATMELCVLAFGFALMVGIPVGMLAGIYRNKWQDKFISALALIGFSIPVFWLALLLTLFFSLTLGWLPVSGRFDLLYNVQTVSGFAIVDAWLSDSVWRDEMIVSALRHMVLPVLTLAVAPTTEVIRLMRISTIDVFDQNYVKAAATRGLSRLTILRRHVLHNALPPVIPRLGLQFSTMLTLAMITEMVFSWPGLGRWMINAIRQQDYAAISAGVMVIGSLVIIVNVVSDILGAMANPLKHKEWYALR